A window of the Chloroflexus sp. Y-396-1 genome harbors these coding sequences:
- the bcp gene encoding thioredoxin-dependent thiol peroxidase produces the protein MTNLPQVGDLAPDFTLPNEAGELVSLSQFRGKRVILYFYPKDDTPGCTSQACGFRDSYPIITEKNAVVIGISPDSTKSHAKFKTKHNLPFILLADEQHSVAEMYGVWGEKSMMGKKYMGIIRSHFVIDESGRIVQAEIKVSPADSVKRALAALD, from the coding sequence ATGACAAACCTACCACAAGTAGGCGATCTGGCTCCAGACTTTACGCTTCCGAATGAGGCGGGCGAACTGGTTTCGCTCAGTCAATTTCGCGGCAAGCGGGTTATTCTGTACTTCTACCCAAAAGATGATACACCTGGATGCACGTCGCAGGCCTGTGGCTTCCGCGATTCGTACCCCATCATCACCGAGAAGAATGCAGTCGTTATCGGCATCAGCCCAGATTCGACCAAATCCCACGCAAAATTCAAGACCAAACACAATTTGCCTTTCATTCTGCTCGCCGATGAACAGCATAGCGTTGCTGAGATGTATGGGGTATGGGGGGAAAAGTCGATGATGGGTAAGAAGTATATGGGAATCATCCGCTCCCACTTTGTTATCGATGAATCAGGGCGAATCGTACAGGCTGAGATAAAAGTCAGCCCTGCTGATAGTGTCAAGCGTGCGCTTGCAGCGTTGGATTAG
- a CDS encoding STAS domain-containing protein — MDNAQLSTANDPTQGSSIVQEWRIQILNNLLWAIVVLGGIALITGSLSDYNTMGERAFPYIGVYTLSYLAIGAAAILHRLNVTIRALILLIVLGGIATFLTITFGLTGSGRLLWIGVITLALIYFDIPGGLIGFVLSLLVMIGAAVIYVTGNVPFVAPEVLMVQDTIEDWAGSITLYVAILVLTLVPTYYLMKHLEVLAHQATAEAARARLHARQAEEQAQALAQQTAQLQQTEQMLRNLVQSLETPTVEIGDHVLLAPIVGQLDQQRADTLLKRLLAVVSDRRVRQVVIDVAGVPTFDTMAARGLLQTVQALRLIGCEAVITGISPAMAQTITTLGIDMKTITTARSPQDVLLRRSPL, encoded by the coding sequence ATGGATAACGCGCAGTTATCTACCGCAAATGATCCAACACAAGGTAGTAGCATTGTGCAGGAATGGCGCATACAGATCCTGAATAATTTGCTGTGGGCAATTGTGGTACTCGGTGGTATTGCGTTGATAACCGGATCGTTGTCAGATTACAATACGATGGGCGAGCGAGCGTTTCCCTACATTGGGGTATACACCCTTTCGTACCTCGCCATTGGAGCTGCGGCTATCCTGCACCGGTTGAATGTCACCATTCGTGCCCTCATTCTGCTGATCGTTTTGGGCGGTATTGCTACATTTCTCACGATTACCTTTGGGCTGACAGGAAGTGGTCGTCTGCTTTGGATTGGTGTTATTACGCTTGCGCTGATTTACTTTGATATACCTGGTGGTCTTATTGGGTTTGTATTGTCACTGCTTGTAATGATAGGTGCGGCAGTGATCTATGTAACCGGGAATGTACCGTTTGTTGCACCAGAAGTGCTAATGGTACAGGATACTATTGAAGATTGGGCCGGTTCTATTACCCTGTATGTTGCCATTCTTGTACTGACCCTCGTTCCAACCTATTACCTGATGAAACATCTTGAAGTGCTTGCTCATCAGGCTACGGCTGAAGCAGCACGGGCACGCCTGCACGCTCGGCAGGCTGAAGAACAGGCCCAGGCCTTAGCACAGCAGACCGCTCAGCTCCAGCAAACGGAGCAGATGCTGCGTAACTTGGTTCAATCACTCGAAACACCCACCGTTGAGATCGGTGATCACGTTCTACTGGCGCCGATTGTTGGTCAGCTCGATCAGCAACGTGCTGATACGTTGTTGAAACGACTGTTGGCCGTCGTCAGTGATCGTCGTGTCAGACAGGTTGTGATCGACGTTGCCGGTGTACCAACCTTCGACACAATGGCTGCCCGGGGTTTGCTGCAAACCGTACAGGCATTGCGCCTGATCGGCTGCGAGGCGGTGATTACCGGTATCTCACCGGCGATGGCGCAGACAATCACTACCCTGGGAATCGATATGAAAACGATTACTACCGCCCGTTCACCCCAAGATGTCTTGCTGCGCCGCTCACCACTCTAA
- a CDS encoding methionyl-tRNA formyltransferase has translation MRLVMFAMPGPMALTVLQGLLRLSVEIVGLFHTAPPGTPTLGTLPTADARAKTMVLAPPTVAAVADQAGIPRYAVRRNAVLALSEQLRQQRVDLAVVACWPWRIPSALLTVPRIGWLNLHPSPLPELRGPEPLFWALRQGWTRTAMTLHLMDELLDHGPIVLQHWFDLPIGERLSTIEALAGSWAVQMLPIALQNLADPAWQPCPQLGDGSFFPSPRPQDFIVTADWTVQRAYAFVRAVAEWGQPFPFIAANGQTVTIVDAVTYHLQQHLVAPVVKQGEYLLLQLRDGCLVGIAEP, from the coding sequence ATGCGCCTTGTGATGTTTGCAATGCCAGGCCCGATGGCGCTGACGGTCTTGCAAGGGCTGCTGAGGTTATCGGTTGAAATTGTTGGACTGTTCCATACTGCGCCGCCGGGCACACCTACCCTCGGCACGTTGCCGACCGCAGATGCGCGGGCAAAGACCATGGTTCTTGCGCCGCCGACGGTTGCCGCTGTCGCCGATCAGGCCGGCATTCCACGCTACGCGGTTCGCCGTAATGCAGTGTTGGCGCTGAGTGAACAGTTGCGTCAGCAACGGGTCGATCTGGCAGTGGTTGCATGCTGGCCGTGGCGTATCCCATCAGCACTCCTCACTGTGCCCAGGATTGGCTGGCTAAATCTCCATCCATCGCCGCTCCCCGAATTGCGTGGGCCAGAACCGCTCTTTTGGGCTTTACGGCAAGGCTGGACTCGTACCGCAATGACGCTTCACCTAATGGATGAACTGCTTGACCACGGCCCAATTGTGCTCCAACACTGGTTTGATCTGCCGATTGGCGAGCGACTTTCCACCATCGAAGCCCTGGCAGGTTCTTGGGCGGTGCAGATGCTTCCCATAGCCTTGCAAAACCTTGCCGATCCGGCCTGGCAACCATGTCCACAGCTAGGCGATGGGAGCTTTTTCCCATCGCCACGGCCGCAGGATTTTATCGTTACTGCCGACTGGACGGTGCAGCGAGCGTATGCGTTTGTGCGCGCAGTGGCTGAATGGGGGCAACCGTTCCCCTTCATTGCTGCAAATGGTCAGACGGTAACAATTGTCGATGCCGTTACTTATCATCTCCAACAGCACCTGGTAGCTCCTGTTGTCAAACAAGGTGAGTATCTTCTGTTGCAGTTGCGTGACGGCTGTCTCGTAGGGATTGCTGAACCGTGA
- a CDS encoding oxidative damage protection protein produces the protein MARMVKCVKLGRELPGLDQPPFPGPLGQRIYEQVSAQAWRMWPQQATLIINHYGLSLGDPNAQRILMQAMEEFFFGENAQMPEGWTPPTSAPAKGGPRRK, from the coding sequence ATGGCACGCATGGTCAAATGTGTCAAACTTGGGCGCGAATTGCCAGGCCTCGATCAGCCGCCGTTTCCTGGACCACTCGGTCAACGCATCTACGAACAGGTATCAGCACAGGCGTGGCGTATGTGGCCGCAGCAGGCAACATTGATTATTAATCATTACGGCCTTAGTTTAGGTGATCCGAACGCACAGCGCATCCTGATGCAGGCGATGGAAGAGTTCTTTTTTGGCGAGAATGCCCAGATGCCTGAAGGATGGACACCGCCAACATCGGCACCGGCGAAGGGTGGCCCACGGCGCAAGTGA
- a CDS encoding ATP-grasp domain-containing protein — MQPHLLLLTTPSSYRLPAFLDAARRIDVQITVAEDTPSELIRPLPTRLLIDFRDREAALKAIRDLHAVKPLTAIVPVDDSGVELAAIVCAELGLAFNRPAAAAAARDKHLMRQLFARAGVPSPAFRLCSTTDDLMALSQTVRFPCVVKPLRLNGSRGVIRADNPRQFVAAVRRLNALLDRIEGIGKHEFLVEDFIPGFEIALEGLINNGEVQVLALFDKPDPLDGPFFEETIYVTPSRLPEATQAAIRAVTASAAQAIGLERGPLHAELRINERGPWMIELANRSIGGLCSRTLRFGTDATLEELILRQAAGLPIDTLSREGRAGGVMMIPIPQAGILRAIDGVDEARAIPGIEAVEITAPLNYPLVPLPEGDSYLGFIFARGSDPATVETALRAAHACLRFTIVPAIELQPVTG; from the coding sequence ATGCAGCCCCATCTCCTGTTGCTGACAACTCCATCTTCATACCGCCTACCGGCCTTTCTAGACGCGGCCAGGCGGATTGATGTTCAGATCACGGTTGCGGAAGATACCCCTTCAGAGTTGATCCGCCCCCTGCCGACACGCCTGTTGATCGACTTTCGTGATCGGGAAGCAGCGTTGAAGGCGATTCGCGATCTGCATGCGGTGAAACCGTTAACTGCGATTGTACCAGTTGATGATAGTGGGGTTGAGCTGGCCGCCATCGTATGCGCCGAACTGGGATTAGCGTTTAATCGTCCTGCAGCAGCCGCAGCCGCCCGTGACAAGCACCTCATGCGGCAACTCTTTGCCCGCGCTGGTGTACCGTCGCCCGCCTTTCGTCTCTGCTCTACGACCGATGATCTCATGGCTTTGTCCCAGACAGTCAGGTTTCCCTGTGTCGTAAAGCCACTACGCCTCAACGGCAGTCGTGGTGTTATCCGGGCTGACAATCCGCGCCAGTTTGTGGCAGCGGTACGCCGTCTGAATGCGCTGCTAGATCGGATTGAAGGCATAGGTAAGCATGAATTTCTGGTTGAAGACTTTATACCGGGCTTTGAGATTGCATTGGAAGGGTTGATTAATAACGGTGAAGTGCAGGTGTTGGCGCTTTTCGACAAGCCCGATCCGCTAGACGGGCCATTTTTTGAAGAGACTATCTACGTTACACCTTCACGCTTACCTGAAGCGACCCAAGCCGCTATTCGCGCGGTTACTGCATCGGCGGCGCAGGCGATTGGCTTAGAGCGCGGCCCACTCCACGCCGAACTTCGCATAAATGAACGTGGGCCGTGGATGATCGAGTTGGCGAACCGGAGCATCGGTGGGCTATGTTCGCGCACGTTACGCTTTGGTACCGATGCAACGCTAGAAGAGTTGATTTTGCGGCAGGCTGCTGGCTTACCGATTGACACCCTCAGTCGGGAAGGTCGAGCGGGTGGCGTTATGATGATCCCGATTCCGCAGGCAGGAATACTACGTGCGATTGATGGTGTGGACGAAGCACGTGCTATTCCTGGCATTGAAGCCGTTGAAATAACTGCCCCTCTGAACTACCCGCTGGTTCCACTTCCAGAAGGGGACAGCTATCTCGGCTTTATCTTCGCCCGAGGTTCTGATCCGGCGACTGTCGAAACAGCGCTCCGCGCTGCTCATGCTTGCCTGCGGTTTACAATTGTACCGGCGATTGAATTACAACCGGTTACTGGGTAA
- a CDS encoding CUAEP/CCAEP-tail radical SAM (seleno)protein has protein sequence MNVLLISTYELGHQPLSLASPAAWLRRAGASVTCVDVSVTSLTEAMVANAGLIGISVPMHTATRLALTLLPRLRATAPEVFIVCYGLYAPLNANMLRAAGADCCLGGEVEAVLTAIWQRLAAGERPPAIDTIALHRLDLIPPDRSDLPPLNRYATLITATEMRYAGYTEATRGCKHLCRHCPVVPVYNGRFRVVPRSTVLADIRAQVAAGARHITFGDPDFLNGPGHVLPIVRALHAEFPDVTYDVTIKVEHILRYAHLLPELRATGCIMVVSALEALDDEILARFAKRHTRADIVRAVELLRANDIALNATFVAFTPWTTRQRYRELLIGIAELGLIESVAPVQYGLRLLIPAGSRLLELPDVQALVGQFDPVALAYPWQHPDPAMDELQRQVMVLAQASEQCGASRSSFYQRLLDLCDQIIGPGERPVMPPAPKPIPRLSEPWYCCAEPSGNQLITTFL, from the coding sequence ATGAACGTCTTACTTATCTCGACCTACGAACTTGGTCACCAACCACTGAGTCTGGCATCACCGGCAGCTTGGTTGCGTCGGGCAGGAGCTAGTGTCACTTGTGTAGATGTTAGTGTCACATCATTGACCGAAGCGATGGTTGCTAATGCCGGCCTTATTGGGATTTCGGTGCCGATGCACACCGCTACTCGTCTGGCATTGACCCTCTTACCACGCCTGCGCGCCACTGCACCGGAAGTATTTATCGTCTGCTACGGTCTATATGCACCACTTAACGCGAATATGCTGCGGGCCGCGGGTGCTGATTGCTGTCTTGGTGGCGAAGTCGAAGCGGTGCTAACTGCCATCTGGCAACGCCTAGCTGCCGGTGAGCGGCCACCAGCTATTGATACAATAGCGCTGCATCGCCTTGATCTCATTCCACCTGATCGGAGTGACTTGCCACCCCTCAATCGCTATGCAACCCTGATCACGGCCACCGAGATGCGCTATGCCGGTTATACGGAAGCAACTCGTGGCTGCAAGCATCTTTGCCGTCACTGTCCGGTCGTTCCGGTCTATAATGGTCGTTTCCGAGTCGTCCCTCGCTCAACGGTTCTCGCCGACATTCGCGCTCAGGTTGCAGCCGGCGCTCGCCATATCACCTTTGGCGATCCGGATTTTCTGAATGGTCCTGGTCATGTGTTACCGATTGTTAGGGCTTTGCACGCTGAGTTTCCCGATGTTACGTATGATGTAACAATCAAAGTAGAGCATATTTTGCGTTACGCCCATCTTTTGCCAGAACTGCGGGCAACCGGCTGCATTATGGTGGTAAGTGCGCTTGAGGCGCTCGATGATGAAATCTTGGCGCGTTTTGCCAAACGTCATACACGAGCTGATATTGTTCGTGCCGTTGAATTGCTGCGCGCCAATGATATTGCCCTGAATGCCACGTTCGTTGCTTTTACCCCATGGACGACCCGACAACGTTACCGAGAGTTGCTGATCGGTATCGCAGAGCTAGGTCTGATTGAAAGCGTTGCTCCGGTGCAGTATGGCCTGCGTTTGCTCATACCGGCAGGCTCGCGGTTACTCGAATTGCCCGACGTGCAGGCGTTGGTCGGGCAATTCGATCCGGTCGCTCTAGCTTACCCCTGGCAACATCCTGATCCGGCAATGGATGAATTGCAGCGTCAGGTGATGGTGTTGGCGCAAGCGAGTGAACAGTGCGGCGCGTCACGCAGCAGTTTTTACCAACGCTTGCTTGATCTCTGCGATCAGATCATTGGCCCGGGTGAGCGCCCAGTCATGCCACCGGCGCCAAAACCGATTCCACGCTTGAGTGAACCATGGTATTGCTGCGCTGAGCCATCTGGTAACCAATTGATAACAACCTTCTTGTAG
- a CDS encoding acyl-CoA desaturase translates to MARTVPATEPKLEKSPLEKFVVLLIVVLPFLGTIYAMVMLWQQYVDWLDVTLMIVFYIISGLGITIGFHRMLTHKSFETSPPLKALFLIMGCMALEGDPTSWASTHIQHHAHSDDEDDPHSPLEGLWHSHIGWLFSHKHNIEMYGKWLTKDPTIVWVTKTWYIWAALGIVIPTLIAGWSGLIWGGLVRIFLTHHITWSVNSICHTFGRRDYNTRDASRNNFIVGLLAFGEGWHNNHHAFPRSAFHGLRWWQIDVSAYIIRGLEKLGLVWNVHRVKPEDMQKRQIAPTLQEVMGD, encoded by the coding sequence ATGGCTCGCACCGTTCCTGCCACCGAACCAAAACTGGAAAAGTCGCCGCTCGAAAAATTTGTTGTCTTGCTGATTGTCGTGCTTCCCTTCCTGGGCACAATCTACGCGATGGTAATGCTCTGGCAACAATACGTTGATTGGCTCGATGTAACATTGATGATTGTATTCTACATTATATCCGGTTTAGGCATTACCATCGGTTTTCACCGGATGCTTACCCACAAGAGTTTCGAGACTAGTCCACCACTCAAGGCACTATTTTTAATCATGGGTTGTATGGCGCTCGAAGGTGATCCGACCTCTTGGGCTTCCACCCATATTCAGCATCACGCTCACTCTGATGATGAAGATGATCCGCATAGCCCCCTCGAAGGTCTCTGGCATTCGCATATCGGCTGGCTCTTCTCACACAAGCACAACATTGAAATGTACGGTAAGTGGCTTACCAAAGATCCAACTATTGTCTGGGTAACAAAAACCTGGTACATCTGGGCAGCCCTCGGTATCGTGATCCCGACCCTCATTGCCGGCTGGAGTGGTCTGATTTGGGGTGGACTTGTCCGTATCTTCCTGACTCACCACATTACCTGGAGTGTTAATTCGATCTGCCACACCTTTGGCCGCCGTGATTACAACACACGCGATGCCAGTCGCAACAACTTCATTGTCGGTCTGCTCGCCTTTGGTGAGGGATGGCATAATAACCATCACGCCTTTCCACGCTCAGCGTTCCATGGGTTGCGCTGGTGGCAGATCGATGTCTCAGCCTACATCATTCGCGGTCTAGAAAAGTTAGGGTTAGTTTGGAATGTGCATCGTGTCAAGCCCGAAGATATGCAGAAGCGCCAGATTGCGCCAACCTTGCAAGAAGTGATGGGTGATTAG
- a CDS encoding S41 family peptidase: MYGVIRVLQIRIPIWLTVPLFLVTLIGGISSGVWLGVWLSNPKTTVACPETTEICDQFAVFWEVWRLARERYVDPTAADPNRMIEGAVDGMLATLGDEGHTRFLSTTEAKIWQESLNGAFEGIGIYVGERNGALLVLALIEGSPAALSGLQAGDHIIAVDGSSVEGWSIDDLVARVRGPAGTSVTLEVSRRDTGLLRFTITRAKITVPSVSWASLPDQIALIRITSFDEQAVDGLRTALSEARAAGAERLILDLRNNPGGLLSVLLKVAGEFLPAETPVLIERSRDGSQRVNTTRTAGIAQDMPLVVLINGGSASAAEILAGALQDAGRAVLVGETTVGTGTVLTPFRLANGAQLLLGTQEWRTPTGRQIRGKGITPDRVVVQPLEAPVISPSEVRSLSAAELANVGDVQLLAAIAVFHER, translated from the coding sequence ATGTATGGCGTGATTCGTGTGCTACAAATTCGTATTCCCATCTGGCTTACCGTGCCCCTCTTCCTTGTGACCTTGATCGGCGGAATCAGCAGCGGTGTCTGGTTGGGAGTCTGGTTAAGCAATCCAAAAACGACCGTTGCCTGTCCTGAAACAACCGAGATTTGTGACCAATTTGCCGTCTTTTGGGAAGTGTGGCGATTAGCCCGTGAGCGTTACGTCGATCCTACCGCAGCCGATCCAAATCGGATGATCGAAGGCGCGGTTGATGGCATGTTAGCTACGCTCGGCGATGAAGGTCACACCCGCTTTTTGAGCACGACCGAGGCCAAAATCTGGCAAGAGTCGCTGAATGGTGCCTTTGAGGGCATTGGTATCTACGTCGGCGAACGAAATGGCGCCCTCCTGGTGCTAGCGCTGATTGAGGGTTCCCCGGCAGCGTTGTCTGGCCTGCAAGCAGGTGACCACATTATAGCTGTCGATGGGTCTTCGGTCGAAGGTTGGTCGATTGACGATCTGGTTGCGCGTGTGCGTGGCCCGGCCGGGACATCGGTTACTCTTGAGGTGAGTCGGCGTGATACCGGGTTATTACGCTTTACCATTACCCGCGCCAAAATTACGGTGCCGAGTGTCAGTTGGGCATCATTGCCTGATCAGATTGCATTGATTCGGATCACGTCGTTCGATGAACAGGCTGTTGATGGCTTGCGCACCGCCCTCTCTGAGGCGAGAGCAGCAGGGGCAGAGCGGCTGATCCTTGACCTGCGGAATAACCCTGGTGGTTTACTCAGTGTTTTACTGAAGGTTGCCGGTGAATTCTTACCGGCGGAGACACCGGTGCTGATCGAACGGAGTCGGGACGGCAGTCAGCGCGTCAATACGACTCGGACTGCCGGGATCGCCCAGGATATGCCGCTGGTCGTGTTGATCAATGGTGGTTCGGCTAGTGCAGCCGAAATTCTGGCCGGAGCGTTGCAGGATGCAGGTCGGGCGGTGTTGGTTGGTGAGACGACGGTCGGTACCGGTACCGTTCTAACGCCCTTCCGCCTTGCGAACGGCGCTCAACTCTTGCTTGGTACGCAAGAGTGGCGTACCCCAACTGGTCGTCAGATTCGGGGGAAGGGCATTACGCCGGACCGCGTCGTCGTGCAACCCCTCGAAGCGCCTGTTATATCGCCATCTGAAGTTCGTAGTCTGAGTGCAGCCGAACTGGCGAACGTCGGTGATGTGCAATTGTTGGCTGCCATCGCTGTATTCCACGAACGTTAA
- a CDS encoding M42 family metallopeptidase — MDAMMQLLKELTEAPGASGYEGPVRTIMRHYLESVSEIESDNLGSIIARRVGAPDGPRIALAAHLDEIGLLVTRITDDGFLKFQPLGGWWDHVLLGTRVEVVTRQGSIIGVIGAKPPHILSNDERNRLVDKKSMYIDIGASSRDEALAWGVRPGDSVVPVGPFLPMRNPDLFMAKALDNRVGCAIVVETIRRMVNERHPNIVYGIGNVQEEVGLRGAATTTHLVKPDIGFAIDTAIAGDMPGVSADDAMSRLGQGPAILLIDGSLIAHTALRHLVIDVATEAGIPLQFDLMPGGGTDGGRMHIFGSGVPTVVIGPPVRYIHSTSAIAHRRDVEQTVQLLLALIRRLDGETVRRLQKEA; from the coding sequence GTGGATGCAATGATGCAACTCCTGAAAGAACTCACCGAGGCTCCTGGTGCATCTGGTTATGAAGGACCGGTTCGCACCATTATGCGTCACTATCTTGAGTCGGTGAGCGAGATCGAAAGTGACAACCTGGGTAGTATTATTGCCCGTCGAGTTGGTGCACCCGATGGGCCACGGATTGCGCTGGCAGCGCATCTTGATGAAATCGGGCTGCTCGTGACCCGTATCACCGACGATGGCTTTCTCAAGTTTCAGCCGCTTGGTGGCTGGTGGGATCACGTGTTGTTGGGTACACGAGTTGAAGTTGTGACCCGGCAGGGATCGATTATCGGCGTGATTGGGGCAAAACCTCCGCATATCTTGAGCAACGATGAACGGAATCGTCTCGTTGATAAAAAGTCAATGTATATCGATATTGGCGCCTCTTCCCGTGACGAAGCTCTGGCTTGGGGAGTACGACCCGGCGATTCAGTTGTACCGGTTGGTCCATTCCTGCCGATGCGCAATCCCGATCTCTTTATGGCAAAAGCATTAGACAATCGCGTTGGCTGCGCTATTGTGGTTGAAACCATTCGCCGCATGGTCAATGAGCGCCACCCCAACATTGTTTACGGGATCGGTAATGTTCAGGAAGAGGTTGGCCTACGGGGTGCTGCTACTACAACCCATCTGGTCAAACCTGATATTGGCTTTGCTATCGATACGGCGATTGCTGGCGATATGCCTGGTGTTAGCGCCGATGATGCAATGAGCCGACTCGGCCAGGGGCCGGCAATCTTACTCATTGATGGATCACTGATTGCTCATACTGCCCTCCGCCACTTGGTTATTGATGTTGCCACCGAAGCGGGTATTCCGCTGCAATTTGATCTGATGCCGGGGGGTGGTACTGATGGTGGACGGATGCATATTTTCGGGAGTGGGGTACCAACCGTGGTTATTGGACCACCGGTACGTTATATCCACTCGACCTCGGCAATTGCCCATCGCCGTGATGTTGAGCAGACAGTACAACTGTTGTTGGCGCTGATTCGGCGTCTCGATGGCGAGACAGTGCGACGCTTGCAGAAAGAGGCATAA